One Clarias gariepinus isolate MV-2021 ecotype Netherlands chromosome 5, CGAR_prim_01v2, whole genome shotgun sequence genomic region harbors:
- the mpc2b gene encoding mitochondrial pyruvate carrier 2b, whose amino-acid sequence MALVGLRASYHRVLGKIEHLLPAKLRPLYNHPAGPKTVFFWAPMFKWGLVIAGLADLTRPAEKLSTSQSAVLTATGLIWSRYSLVIIPKNWNLFAVNFFVGSAGGSQLYRIWKYNQEQKAKKTEEV is encoded by the exons atggCTTTGGTAGGACTGAGAGCCTCCTATCACAGGGTGCTGGGCAAGATCGAGCATTTACTGCCTGCTAAACTGAGACCCTTGTACAACCACCCTGCAG gtcCCAAAACGGTTTTCTTCTGGGCGCCAATGTTTAAATGG GGCCTGGTTATAGCTGGTTTAGCAGACCTGACCAGACCAGCTGAAAAACTCAGCACATCACAGTCTGCAGTGCTGACAGCTACAG GTCTTATCTGGTCCAGGTACTCACTGGTTATTATTCCTAAGAACTGGAACCTGTTTGCTGTTAATTTCTTTGTGGGATCTGCAGGTGGATCTCAGCTCTACCGAATATGGAA GTACAACCAAGAACAGAAAGCAAAGAAGACTGAAGAGGTTTAA